From a single Brassica napus cultivar Da-Ae chromosome C9, Da-Ae, whole genome shotgun sequence genomic region:
- the LOC106430194 gene encoding uncharacterized protein LOC106430194 — translation MSTTTNAAQSQSPQPSSEELASKALQKRYEGLMTVRTKAIKGKGAWYWSHLEPILLHNTDTNLPKAVKLRCSLCDAVFSASNPSRTASEHLKRGTCPNFNSLPKPISTISPPHPPPPPPPSSRKRNSSGGSSVEAPSPLNHLPPGSYHVTPLTVVDPARYCGRDLHFPAAQGHLMLSGGKDDLGPLAMLENSVKKLKSPTQTQKLSRAQIDSALASLSDWVFESCGSVSLSSLEHPKLRDFLTQVGLPIISRRDFVAGRLDMKYEGSRAVAESRLSDAMFFQLASDGWKFESSGENLVSLMVNLPNGTSLYRRALFVNGAVPSNYAEEVIWETVRGICGNSPQRCVGIVSDRFMSKALRNLESQHQWMVNLSCQFQGFNSLIKDFIKELPLFKSVSQSCSKLVGFVNSTAQMRDLLCKYQLQEQGESRLLLLPLECSSIEPLYSLLEDVLNSARAIQLLRQDDACKVVIMEDHSAREVAEMVGDVGFWNELEAVYSLLKLVKEMARRIEEERPLIGQCLPLWEELRSKIKDWYVKFNVAKENQVEKLVEKRFKKCYHPAWAAAFILDPLYLIRDSTGKYLPPFKCLSPEQEKDVDKLITRLVSREEAHIAMMELMKWRTEGLDPDYARAVQMKERDPVSGKMRIANPQSSRLVWETYLSEFRSLGRVAVRLIFLHATSCGFKCNSSLLRWVNSHGRSSRAAMDRAQKLVFISANSKFERRDFSNDEERDAELLTMANGEDVDILIDTSSV, via the coding sequence ATGTCGACGACGACGAACGCAGCTCAATCGCAGTCGCCACAACCGTCATCAGAAGAATTAGCGTCCAAAGCGTTACAGAAGCGTTACGAAGGATTAATGACGGTGAGAACAAAAGCAATAAAAGGCAAAGGCGCGTGGTACTGGAGTCATCTCGAACCGATCTTACTACACAACACCGACACTAACCTCCCCAAAGCCGTCAAGCTCCGTTGCTCCTTATGCGACGCCGTTTTCTCCGCCTCTAACCCTTCCCGCACCGCCTCCGAGCATCTCAAACGCGGGACTTGCCCCAATTTCAACTCTTTGCCCAAACCCATCTCCACGATCTCTCCTCCTCATCCTCCGCCGCCTCCGCCGCCGTCTAGTCGGAAACGCAACTCCTCCGGTGGAAGCTCCGTCGAAGCTCCTTCGCCGCTGAATCATCTTCCTCCGGGGTCGTACCACGTGACGCCTCTCACCGTCGTTGATCCGGCGAGGTACTGCGGCAGAGACTTGCACTTCCCGGCGGCTCAGGGGCATTTGATGCTTTCCGGTGGAAAAGACGATCTGGGTCCTTTGGCTATGCTTGAGAACAGTGTGAAGAAGCTCAAGAGCCCCACGCAGACGCAGAAGCTGAGCAGAGCCCAGATAGACTCGGCGCTTGCTTCTCTCTCCGACTGGGTGTTCGAGTCTTGCGGTTCTgtttctctctctagtctcGAGCATCCGAAGCTGAGAGATTTTCTAACGCAAGTCGGGTTACCGATCATCTCACGGAGAGACTTCGTCGCCGGAAGGTTGGATATGAAGTACGAGGGTTCGAGAGCTGTGGCTGAGTCGAGACTCAGCGACGCAATGTTCTTCCAACTCGCTTCCGACGGATGGAAGTTCGAAAGCTCCGGCGAGAATCTGGTGAGCTTGATGGTGAACTTGCCCAACGGGACGAGTCTGTACAGACGAGCTCTGTTTGTTAACGGAGCTGTTCCGTCTAACTACGCCGAGGAAGTTATATGGGAGACGGTGAGGGGTATTTGCGGTAATTCACCTCAGAGGTGTGTTGGCATTGTTTCGGATAGGTTTATGAGTAAAGCTTTGAGGAATCTCGAGAGCCAGCACCAGTGGATGGTTAACCTCTCTTGTCAGTTTCAAGGGTTCAACAGTTTGATTAAAGATTTCATTAAAGAGCTTCCTTTGTTCAAATCCGTCTCTCAAAGCTGCTCTAAGCTCGTCGGTTTCGTGAACAGCACGGCGCAGATGAGAGACTTGCTGTGTAAGTATCAGTTGCAAGAGCAAGGAGAATCTAGACTGCTGCTTTTGCCTTTGGAATGTTCCTCGATCGAGCCGTTGTATAGTCTCCTTGAGGACGTGCTTAACTCCGCTAGAGCGATTCAGTTGCTGAGGCAAGATGATGCGTGTAAGGTTGTTATAATGGAGGATCATTCGGCTAGAGAGGTAGCTGAAATGGTTGGGGATGTCGGGTTTTGGAACGAGTTAGAGGCGGTTTATTCGCTGTTGAAGCTCGTTAAAGAGATGGCTCGACGAATAGAGGAAGAGAGGCCTTTGATAGGGCAGTGTTTACCCCTTTGGGAGGAGCTAAGATCAAAGATAAAAGATTGGTACGTTAAGTTCAATGTAGCCAAAGAGAACCAAGTTGAGAAGCTCGTTGAGAAAAGATTCAAGAAGTGTTATCACCCGGCTTGGGCTGCGGCCTTTATACTTGACCCACTTTACTTGATAAGAGACAGCACCGGGAAGTATCTGCCTCCGTTCAAATGCTTGTCGCCGGAACAAGAGAAAGATGTTGATAAGTTGATAACAAGGCTTGTGTCTAGAGAGGAGGCACATATTGCAATGATGGAGCTGATGAAATGGAGAACCGAAGGGCTTGATCCGGACTATGCAAGGGCTGTCCAAATGAAGGAGAGAGACCCGGTTTCAGGGAAGATGAGGATAGCTAATCCACAAAGCAGTAGACTTGTTTGGGAAACTTATCTTAGTGAGTTCAGGTCATTGGGGAGAGTTGCTGTTAGGCTTATTTTCCTTCATGCTACTTCTTGTGGGTTCAAATGCAATTCCTCTCTTTTGAGATGGGTAAACTCTCATGGGAGATCATCGCGTGCAGCCATGGATAGGGCACAAAAGCTAGTTTTTATATCAGCCAATTCGAAGTTCGAAAGGCGAGATTTCTCCAATGATGAAGAGAGGGATGCTGAGCTTCTCACTATGGCTAATGGTGAAGATGTTGATATTCTCATTGACACATCCTCGGTGTGA